The following are encoded together in the Halopseudomonas salegens genome:
- a CDS encoding TetR/AcrR family transcriptional regulator, with protein MNRLQSHKAALPPAATASPRTRRTQAQRTAETRQALIDAAVKIIYELGYGGATTAAIADEAGVSRGSITHQFGTRAALMAEVLRWVYQQEAQSYRELLSKLASTADPADWVTMCWTVMSKPSGLSVIEILQAARRDQVLAEQIMPMQRSIESDALAAVAGLEQTDQSRRLDLMRMIVWSIRGLSLAKVIITDEHEIDRVVDLLRRTVMAATDAKLFGDR; from the coding sequence TTGAACCGTTTACAGTCCCACAAGGCGGCGTTGCCTCCTGCCGCTACCGCGAGCCCGCGAACCCGTCGGACCCAGGCGCAACGCACGGCGGAAACCAGGCAGGCGTTGATAGATGCTGCGGTGAAGATTATTTACGAATTGGGCTATGGCGGCGCTACGACAGCGGCTATAGCAGACGAAGCGGGTGTAAGCCGCGGTTCCATTACACACCAGTTCGGCACCCGTGCAGCCTTGATGGCCGAAGTTCTGCGCTGGGTGTACCAGCAGGAGGCTCAGTCGTACCGCGAGCTCTTAAGCAAGCTGGCGAGCACCGCCGATCCCGCGGACTGGGTGACGATGTGTTGGACGGTCATGAGCAAGCCATCGGGCCTTTCTGTTATCGAGATTCTTCAGGCCGCGCGGAGAGATCAGGTGTTGGCCGAGCAGATTATGCCGATGCAGCGTTCAATCGAGTCGGACGCGCTTGCGGCAGTGGCCGGGCTGGAGCAGACCGATCAGAGTCGTCGCCTGGATCTCATGCGGATGATTGTTTGGTCAATTCGCGGACTGTCTTTGGCCAAAGTCATTATTACCGACGAACACGAGATCGATCGCGTCGTCGACCTTTTGCGTCGCACAGTTATGGCGGCCACGGATGCCAAGCTGTTCGGCGACCGTTAG
- a CDS encoding alpha/beta hydrolase: MIDGQIEHTLAPKPSRFLYTAIGYALRVAKQLPAPLRERLLSLTTGSLSGDIPPFRDVLQLIETAGGIPDGRLWQQKLLEDRPGLSGVRVHDVIGANSEWTKARLYLPPEDAPKASAAFVWIHGGAFVMGSLDAREAHWPSIELAAAGIPVLSVDYRMCLDGVHYPAPQDDVFSAWEWAVKHFRQFGIKAPHFHLGGGSAGACLAASLALRLRDEQRVQPASLYLAYPVLEGNLPPSSTEMEKDLAIAQTLPGDWIAEMFANWAGTASWDEPYVSPALASLSGLPPTYVMTCGRDILRRSSEPYVERLRMSGVEVWHDVFAESEHAPLDRPETDDGKLAIERLRQWLTSGTSGMV, from the coding sequence ATGATCGACGGTCAAATTGAGCACACCCTTGCTCCCAAGCCTTCACGGTTTTTATATACAGCTATCGGCTATGCCTTGCGCGTTGCGAAGCAGCTACCGGCCCCTCTCCGCGAACGCTTGCTCAGTCTAACGACTGGCTCACTCAGTGGTGATATCCCGCCTTTTCGGGATGTACTCCAACTTATTGAAACGGCAGGCGGGATCCCGGATGGTCGCCTCTGGCAACAGAAACTACTCGAAGACCGACCGGGCTTGTCAGGTGTTCGCGTACACGACGTGATAGGTGCTAATTCCGAATGGACCAAAGCCCGCTTGTACTTGCCTCCAGAAGATGCACCCAAGGCTAGCGCGGCATTCGTATGGATTCATGGTGGGGCATTTGTGATGGGCAGCCTTGATGCCAGAGAGGCGCATTGGCCATCCATTGAGTTGGCCGCCGCGGGCATACCAGTGCTCTCTGTCGACTACCGGATGTGTCTCGACGGAGTACATTACCCCGCCCCCCAAGATGACGTGTTCAGCGCTTGGGAGTGGGCGGTAAAACACTTTAGACAATTTGGGATTAAGGCTCCACATTTCCATCTTGGGGGAGGTAGCGCTGGTGCGTGTCTGGCGGCAAGCCTGGCCCTCCGTTTACGTGATGAGCAACGCGTGCAGCCAGCTTCCCTCTACTTGGCATACCCAGTGCTCGAAGGCAACTTGCCACCCTCCTCAACAGAGATGGAGAAGGATCTCGCAATCGCTCAAACGTTACCTGGTGACTGGATTGCAGAGATGTTTGCAAACTGGGCGGGGACTGCTTCCTGGGACGAGCCCTATGTATCTCCCGCCTTGGCTTCACTTTCAGGGCTTCCGCCTACGTACGTGATGACATGTGGTAGGGACATACTGAGAAGAAGCAGTGAGCCGTACGTTGAACGACTTCGTATGTCTGGCGTAGAGGTCTGGCACGATGTATTTGCCGAGTCGGAACATGCTCCTTTGGATCGCCCGGAAACAGATGACGGAAAACTTGCAATCGAACGACTACGCCAATGGCTAACATCAGGAACATCGGGCATGGTTTGA
- a CDS encoding alpha/beta hydrolase fold domain-containing protein has protein sequence MAEPSAGPGVPLHPRYEIPTTISREAAAALAGVYQRISQFPLGTSPTSEEEWKQKQVFMEQLFRPMTEAVADALKVRRVNDVIGGVDVVRLRPPSFKGNEQQLIYLHGGGYVLFSAYSMLTIPALVAAATGLEVISIDYTLAPEGNCHSATDQVVAVWKEQMGDGRRPGSVGMFGDSAGGGLAAGSILKMRDLGLPLPGALYLISPWSDIADAGDTFRTLASFDPTLTSESLASGATAYVAPEDQHHPYASPLNGDYSQPFPPTLIQAGTREILLSQAIRHYDAIASGEGTCILDIYEGMPHAFQALIPHAPETQRSITRAAAFFAKELSI, from the coding sequence ATGGCTGAGCCATCTGCCGGACCCGGTGTGCCGTTGCACCCGCGTTATGAAATCCCAACCACTATTTCCAGAGAGGCTGCGGCAGCTCTGGCTGGCGTTTATCAACGAATATCTCAGTTTCCCCTTGGGACCTCACCGACCTCTGAGGAAGAGTGGAAACAAAAACAGGTTTTCATGGAGCAACTATTTCGACCAATGACAGAGGCAGTAGCGGACGCGTTGAAGGTCAGGAGGGTCAACGACGTGATCGGTGGCGTTGATGTGGTCCGGCTCCGCCCACCCTCATTCAAGGGTAATGAACAGCAGTTGATCTACTTGCACGGAGGCGGCTACGTGCTTTTTTCGGCCTATTCCATGCTGACCATTCCCGCATTGGTTGCGGCGGCGACGGGCCTTGAGGTGATCTCAATCGATTACACACTCGCGCCTGAAGGCAACTGCCACAGCGCGACCGATCAAGTTGTCGCAGTTTGGAAAGAACAAATGGGCGATGGGCGTAGGCCCGGATCCGTTGGGATGTTCGGAGATTCCGCCGGTGGCGGACTGGCTGCTGGATCGATTTTGAAAATGCGTGATCTCGGATTGCCTTTGCCTGGTGCGCTTTATCTGATTTCGCCCTGGTCTGATATTGCTGATGCCGGAGACACCTTCAGAACCCTGGCGTCGTTTGATCCGACTCTCACATCGGAATCACTGGCTTCCGGTGCGACCGCTTATGTTGCGCCGGAGGACCAACATCACCCCTACGCCTCTCCGTTGAACGGCGATTATTCCCAGCCGTTTCCGCCGACTCTGATCCAGGCCGGCACGCGGGAAATTCTGCTAAGTCAGGCGATACGACACTACGATGCTATCGCTTCGGGCGAAGGGACCTGCATTCTTGATATCTACGAAGGTATGCCCCACGCCTTTCAGGCGTTGATTCCACATGCTCCAGAGACGCAGCGCTCTATAACAAGAGCTGCAGCTTTCTTCGCCAAGGAGCTCTCGATATGA
- a CDS encoding MFS transporter, protein MEAETLAQHNARNVKLPFRHVFGYSTGQLVEGVVVHSCNVFLFFYLTAVCGLTSSLAGIALAMGLIVDAVLDPLIGSSSDNFRSRFGRRLPFMAFGLGPLAVALVMIFSLPTGLEDWSLFLWICLLSVTMRVSLSVFILPYMALGAELTENYEERSVLNAWRWGIGILGALVAIALGFGVFFEGENGLENREAYTSFGFTLAAVIVVGGLLAILTAYTTRSRQHQITESSSIFSVFSEVREVFNNASFRVIFGSALFFFIAIGVHTTLGLHGNKYFWSLTNEQIQWVTLSMFGGLVLGAPVAGPFLKFFEKRTVALVGMAGLLTAYGLPPSLRLLGLLPLTGNELAIALATATLTGGIMISAAAIAFGSMMADAADEHEYLFGSRREGLFFAGWMFAMKAAMGVGALISGFALDLIGFDAPEPGSGEVIAQTAAVVQQLGLIYGPGCALVGFIGLAATFWYRLDRQRHAEVMVDLRTRRG, encoded by the coding sequence ATGGAAGCCGAGACGCTCGCACAACACAACGCACGAAATGTGAAACTACCGTTTCGTCATGTCTTTGGATACTCAACAGGACAACTGGTAGAGGGAGTGGTTGTGCACTCCTGCAACGTATTTCTTTTCTTCTACCTGACCGCGGTCTGCGGGCTGACCAGCAGCTTGGCAGGAATTGCGCTGGCCATGGGGCTTATAGTCGACGCTGTGCTCGACCCATTGATTGGTTCCTCGTCAGACAATTTTCGATCTAGATTCGGCCGTCGCTTGCCGTTCATGGCTTTCGGTCTAGGGCCGCTTGCCGTGGCGCTCGTCATGATCTTCTCGCTTCCCACAGGGCTTGAGGACTGGAGCCTATTTCTATGGATTTGTTTACTCTCGGTGACGATGCGGGTGTCGCTGTCCGTGTTCATCCTCCCTTACATGGCGCTAGGGGCTGAGCTTACAGAGAACTATGAAGAGCGCTCTGTACTGAACGCTTGGCGTTGGGGTATTGGAATTTTGGGTGCCCTGGTGGCCATTGCGCTCGGTTTCGGAGTGTTCTTCGAGGGGGAGAACGGGCTGGAGAATCGAGAGGCCTATACCTCATTCGGCTTCACACTGGCGGCAGTGATTGTCGTTGGCGGGCTGCTTGCGATTTTGACAGCTTATACGACGCGAAGCAGGCAGCATCAGATAACCGAATCATCCTCCATCTTCAGTGTATTCAGTGAAGTCAGAGAAGTTTTCAACAATGCCTCCTTTCGAGTGATCTTCGGCAGCGCGCTCTTCTTCTTCATCGCTATAGGCGTGCACACCACGCTAGGGCTGCACGGCAACAAGTATTTCTGGAGTCTGACCAACGAGCAAATTCAGTGGGTAACGCTGTCAATGTTCGGGGGCCTCGTACTCGGGGCACCGGTAGCTGGTCCATTCCTCAAATTTTTTGAAAAGCGCACGGTGGCCCTCGTCGGTATGGCGGGCCTGCTTACCGCGTACGGCTTGCCTCCGTCGCTTCGGCTCCTAGGTTTACTTCCATTGACTGGCAATGAGTTGGCGATAGCGTTGGCCACAGCTACCTTGACAGGTGGAATCATGATCTCGGCCGCCGCGATCGCATTCGGATCGATGATGGCCGATGCGGCTGACGAACATGAGTACCTGTTCGGATCACGGCGAGAAGGCCTGTTTTTCGCGGGGTGGATGTTCGCGATGAAAGCTGCGATGGGTGTAGGTGCTCTGATTTCCGGATTTGCACTCGATCTCATAGGATTCGACGCGCCCGAGCCTGGGAGCGGAGAAGTGATAGCGCAAACCGCCGCGGTCGTTCAACAGCTCGGCTTGATCTATGGGCCTGGCTGCGCGCTGGTGGGGTTCATCGGTTTGGCAGCGACCTTTTGGTATCGTCTTGACCGACAGCGGCACGCTGAAGTAATGGTTGATCTAAGAACGCGGCGCGGGTAG
- a CDS encoding TetR/AcrR family transcriptional regulator, producing the protein MNRIAIALNRFQPLESAPQSSVPESKQVPARRTQAQRTAETRQALIHAAVKIIYELGYGGATTAAIADEAGVSRGSITHQFGTRAALMAEVLSWVYKQEARAYRKSLRELAAMPDPAEWVRMCWAVISKPSGLAVIEILQAARRDPVLAEQILPMQRAIESDALAAVDGLDEANMTRRLDVMRMIVWSIRGLSLAKVIINDENEIERVVDLLRLTVTAATEAKLIGHR; encoded by the coding sequence ATGAACAGGATTGCCATAGCTTTGAATCGTTTCCAGCCACTTGAATCAGCACCTCAGTCATCAGTTCCTGAGAGTAAACAAGTACCCGCGCGTCGTACTCAAGCACAACGGACTGCGGAAACCCGTCAGGCTTTAATCCATGCCGCGGTAAAAATCATCTATGAGCTGGGTTACGGTGGTGCTACTACGGCAGCGATTGCCGACGAAGCCGGGGTTAGTCGCGGCTCCATCACCCATCAATTCGGCACCCGCGCAGCATTGATGGCTGAGGTATTGAGTTGGGTTTACAAGCAGGAGGCTCGAGCGTACAGAAAGTCTTTACGCGAGCTGGCAGCTATGCCCGATCCGGCCGAATGGGTTCGCATGTGCTGGGCCGTGATTAGCAAGCCGTCAGGTCTTGCCGTTATCGAGATCCTGCAAGCTGCTCGGCGAGACCCAGTACTAGCCGAGCAGATTCTGCCGATGCAGCGAGCAATTGAGTCGGACGCGCTCGCGGCTGTAGATGGGTTGGATGAGGCCAATATGACCCGTCGGCTGGATGTGATGCGGATGATTGTATGGTCGATTCGGGGGCTATCATTGGCCAAAGTAATCATCAATGACGAAAACGAGATCGAACGCGTCGTCGATCTTTTGAGGCTCACCGTTACGGCTGCGACGGAGGCGAAGCTTATCGGCCACCGTTAG
- a CDS encoding DUF1329 domain-containing protein: MKNNQKIRTLLLVSAIGSFYFGAVAHAATASRLGEDLTPMGAERAGNAEGTIPAWTGGLSKDENAADPESGYKNPFAGETPVFTITADNFEDYRDNLSEGQVAMLKRYPDTWKLPVYPTHRSASYPQEIYDAVRSNVDTARLENDGNSVSGVNFVTPFPIAENAKELMWNHLMRYRGRAVEHTLAGLTSYGDDSFKVQKNKFTYLFNKDVTSEEDGNILFYYLLETLLPAREAGTLVLVHDTVDPLGAPRQSWLYSPGQRRVRRAPTVGYDTPTAGGMITVDDSDVFSGAMDRYDWELVGKKELYVPYNNYELASKQLDYSDIMGANHINPELARHELHRVWHVRAKLKPDARHIYAQRDFYLDEDTYQIVLADSRDVRGELWRVSSIYTINFYDQPLLWSIAQVMNDLVSGRYIALGMSNEEDPYDFSPGVEAQDFTPSNLRRSGFR; encoded by the coding sequence ATGAAGAACAATCAGAAAATTAGAACGTTGCTGTTGGTTTCCGCTATTGGCTCATTTTATTTTGGTGCGGTCGCACATGCGGCGACGGCGAGCCGGTTGGGCGAAGACCTGACTCCTATGGGAGCGGAGAGAGCAGGCAATGCTGAGGGCACTATCCCCGCCTGGACCGGTGGATTGTCGAAAGATGAAAATGCCGCTGATCCCGAGTCAGGTTATAAAAACCCCTTCGCAGGCGAAACTCCAGTTTTTACCATTACTGCAGATAACTTTGAGGATTACAGAGATAATTTGAGTGAAGGGCAAGTGGCCATGCTCAAACGATATCCGGATACGTGGAAACTACCCGTATACCCCACTCATCGCTCAGCTTCTTACCCTCAAGAAATTTACGATGCAGTGAGGAGTAATGTTGACACCGCCCGTTTGGAAAACGACGGTAATAGTGTTAGCGGGGTCAACTTTGTGACTCCTTTTCCCATAGCGGAAAACGCGAAAGAATTGATGTGGAACCATTTGATGCGTTACCGCGGCCGAGCAGTGGAGCATACGCTGGCGGGTCTCACCAGCTATGGTGATGACTCTTTCAAGGTGCAAAAAAATAAGTTTACCTACCTCTTCAATAAGGACGTCACATCCGAAGAAGATGGCAATATCCTCTTTTATTATTTGCTAGAGACTCTATTGCCGGCGCGCGAGGCGGGCACCTTAGTGCTGGTGCATGATACCGTTGATCCGCTCGGAGCTCCGCGCCAGTCGTGGTTGTATAGCCCAGGACAGCGGCGTGTTCGGCGCGCCCCTACGGTCGGGTACGACACACCGACTGCGGGCGGGATGATCACTGTCGACGACTCGGACGTTTTTAGCGGTGCGATGGACAGATATGATTGGGAGCTCGTCGGGAAGAAAGAATTATATGTGCCATATAACAACTATGAGCTCGCTTCCAAGCAGCTGGATTACAGCGATATTATGGGTGCAAACCACATCAATCCTGAGCTTGCTCGGCACGAGCTTCATAGGGTTTGGCATGTCCGCGCCAAACTAAAGCCAGATGCACGCCATATCTATGCGCAGCGGGACTTCTATCTGGATGAAGATACATATCAAATAGTACTTGCAGATAGCAGGGATGTAAGAGGTGAGTTGTGGCGCGTGAGTTCTATTTACACCATAAACTTTTATGATCAACCCTTACTTTGGAGTATTGCTCAGGTCATGAATGACCTGGTGTCTGGACGCTATATTGCGCTCGGTATGTCTAACGAAGAGGATCCCTACGATTTTTCGCCAGGCGTAGAGGCACAAGATTTCACACCGTCGAACCTTCGCAGGTCTGGGTTTAGATAA
- a CDS encoding DUF1302 domain-containing protein: protein MKTTKNQPTPSRFLTKNNPAYAFGALSQAKPRLLLLSFFGAASLMVTPTASVEAVELDVAGWEGSVDTVLTYGTVYRMQEPSGKSIASSNGGDVDNGPLASDDANLNFRKGDLVSEVAKVVSELQLQKDNYGLFVRGRAFYDFELMDDDRRHREISDDGLDLAGSGVELLDAFVQGSWDLGERPLSVRVGRQVVNWGEALYAQNGIAATNPYDLSALRAPGSQLREAFIPTEMLFGSFGLTDNLNLSGYWQPGSAWEPVRLDPCGSFFSTNDIVGDSQCDYLPVASLQELITGAVLGSPTAFDSPDELRAYLDGVPGPLQGLAGPLLASTFIPRAEDVEPDGSQYGLSLRWFAPELNQTEFGLYYLRYHSQAPVVSASAANVIPTPLGFFPDASSATYFAEYVGRRDLYGFSFNTSITGGPLEGVAVAGELSYRPDSVVSLYTPGAVIAPAVNGSQPAGTYIPGYIERDRIQASTSLLYISSRRLLGADSTTLIGEVAANRVMGSLPSELLDDPLLPGGFTNSSWGTTLSAAFTYENVLDVFRVTPSVSAYAAINGRNGANNEGQRAYSLQVNALYKDSIGGGVSYTAYHGGGRSDRDRDFLSLFASYSF from the coding sequence ATGAAAACAACAAAGAATCAACCTACACCATCACGGTTCCTCACAAAAAATAATCCGGCATACGCCTTCGGAGCTTTGAGCCAAGCAAAGCCGCGTTTGCTTCTTTTGTCATTTTTTGGCGCGGCTTCTCTAATGGTTACCCCTACCGCCAGTGTTGAAGCAGTTGAGCTTGATGTGGCGGGCTGGGAAGGGTCTGTAGATACCGTTTTGACGTATGGCACTGTTTATCGGATGCAGGAACCTAGCGGAAAATCGATAGCTTCCTCAAACGGGGGCGATGTAGACAATGGGCCTCTGGCTTCGGATGATGCAAATTTAAACTTTCGCAAAGGCGACTTGGTATCTGAAGTCGCGAAGGTGGTATCTGAACTGCAATTGCAGAAAGACAATTACGGTTTATTTGTGCGTGGCAGGGCATTTTACGACTTCGAGCTGATGGATGACGATCGGCGTCATCGAGAGATCAGCGATGACGGGTTGGATCTGGCAGGCTCAGGGGTTGAGTTACTGGATGCATTTGTCCAGGGTAGTTGGGACTTGGGTGAGCGGCCGCTCAGTGTTCGGGTTGGGCGTCAGGTCGTAAATTGGGGTGAAGCCCTATACGCGCAAAATGGGATTGCAGCCACTAACCCCTATGATTTGAGTGCATTGCGAGCGCCTGGTTCTCAGTTGAGGGAAGCCTTCATCCCCACCGAGATGTTGTTCGGATCTTTCGGGCTGACTGATAATTTAAACCTTTCGGGGTATTGGCAACCAGGGTCCGCTTGGGAACCGGTAAGGCTTGATCCATGCGGCAGCTTTTTCAGTACCAATGACATCGTTGGAGATAGTCAATGTGACTATTTACCCGTAGCGTCACTGCAAGAGTTGATCACTGGCGCCGTATTGGGAAGTCCAACTGCGTTCGATAGTCCTGACGAGCTCAGAGCCTATCTAGACGGCGTTCCAGGCCCATTGCAAGGTCTGGCGGGGCCGCTACTTGCTTCTACTTTTATACCTCGTGCGGAAGATGTAGAGCCAGACGGAAGTCAGTACGGTCTTTCCCTGAGGTGGTTCGCACCAGAACTAAACCAGACTGAGTTTGGGCTGTATTACCTGAGATATCACAGCCAAGCGCCTGTCGTGAGCGCCTCTGCTGCAAATGTTATCCCGACACCACTGGGCTTCTTCCCGGATGCCAGCAGCGCGACCTATTTTGCTGAGTACGTGGGCCGCCGCGACCTCTACGGTTTCAGTTTCAATACATCCATAACCGGTGGTCCGCTCGAGGGCGTCGCGGTTGCCGGGGAGCTAAGCTACCGACCAGACTCCGTAGTGTCCCTCTACACACCTGGAGCGGTGATCGCGCCGGCTGTTAATGGAAGCCAGCCTGCCGGGACTTATATTCCTGGTTATATTGAGCGGGACCGGATTCAAGCCTCAACCTCACTGTTATACATATCTTCACGAAGGCTGCTTGGCGCTGACTCTACAACGTTAATAGGTGAAGTTGCAGCCAACAGGGTCATGGGTAGCCTGCCGTCTGAATTACTGGACGATCCTCTTTTGCCAGGTGGCTTTACTAACAGCTCTTGGGGCACGACCCTTTCCGCCGCGTTTACTTACGAGAATGTTTTAGATGTGTTCCGTGTCACACCCTCGGTAAGCGCTTATGCCGCCATCAACGGCAGAAATGGAGCAAACAATGAAGGCCAGCGGGCCTACTCGCTACAAGTGAATGCTCTCTATAAAGACTCCATCGGTGGGGGGGTCAGCTATACGGCGTATCACGGCGGCGGCCGTTCGGATCGCGACCGTGATTTTTTAAGTCTATTTGCAAGCTATAGCTTCTGA
- a CDS encoding cellulase family glycosylhydrolase, whose amino-acid sequence MSRFLDIRGNQFVDRLGRHVILRGVNFAADTKVPLTPDQRTFVPADFSDHRTVSFVGRPAPLEELDIHLDRLAHWGFNCLRLITTWEAVEHAGPGQYDEEYLDYFAEVCRRAGARGFYVFVDFHQDVWARMSGGDGAPGWTFEVAGLDFTKFDKADAALLMQKRYDPSKGGRQESYPSMSWGRNYAMPANGIMWTLFFAGSIFAPSARVGNENIGDYLQRHYLGSMRALAERVADQEHVVGFDTLNEPGTGYVGKLLEQDLTFGGGLRWTPLHGLASASGAAQKLPVLAHDKSVVGEVTVNAAGESIWLPGFEDPFRKAGVWGFDEMGRAVALKSDHFTKIDGREIDINRDIMAPFFNRVALAVRQVRPDWLIFAEVSPFALAAGNGFPSGCPDKTVNASHWYDLTSLVLKSFSAEKMVNLLTGQVSTGREQIEASYKEQMQQIKAAGDQLNGGAPTLIGEFGIPYDMNGEAAYKRWAQGERAADVWSAQTEALNLMYNAIDQLLLSSTQWNYTLGNRNDAMIGDGWNQEDLSIWSSDQHDASVDELDSGARALHGFCRPYVKACQGKLLSQRFDKTAASFEAEIEVDAAIEAPTEIYVPAVQFPNGITISLGSSSAEVKHTGSIISVASSLSEKIIIHIRGRDAA is encoded by the coding sequence ATGAGCCGTTTTCTCGATATACGTGGCAATCAATTCGTTGACCGACTCGGTCGTCACGTCATCCTCCGAGGCGTCAACTTTGCAGCGGATACGAAGGTGCCCCTTACCCCAGATCAGCGGACCTTCGTGCCAGCGGACTTTTCCGACCACCGCACCGTAAGTTTCGTTGGCCGGCCAGCGCCGCTTGAGGAACTGGACATCCACCTAGACCGCCTCGCTCACTGGGGTTTCAACTGTCTTCGCCTGATTACAACGTGGGAGGCGGTAGAGCACGCTGGGCCAGGTCAGTATGACGAGGAGTATCTCGATTATTTCGCGGAAGTTTGTCGGCGGGCAGGGGCGCGTGGATTCTACGTTTTCGTCGATTTTCATCAGGATGTCTGGGCGCGGATGTCGGGTGGGGATGGCGCACCGGGCTGGACGTTCGAAGTAGCGGGCCTCGACTTCACCAAATTCGACAAAGCGGATGCAGCGCTGCTAATGCAGAAACGGTATGACCCAAGCAAAGGCGGACGTCAAGAGTCTTACCCGTCGATGAGCTGGGGTAGGAACTATGCCATGCCGGCAAACGGCATCATGTGGACCCTCTTCTTTGCAGGATCAATTTTTGCTCCGTCGGCGAGAGTGGGTAACGAAAACATCGGGGACTACTTGCAGCGGCATTATCTTGGATCGATGCGCGCTCTTGCCGAGCGCGTCGCAGATCAAGAGCATGTCGTAGGTTTCGATACCTTGAACGAGCCGGGAACCGGCTATGTAGGGAAGCTGCTTGAGCAAGATCTTACGTTCGGTGGCGGGCTGCGGTGGACCCCACTGCACGGGCTGGCAAGTGCTAGTGGAGCCGCTCAAAAGCTTCCTGTGCTCGCGCATGACAAGAGCGTCGTCGGTGAAGTCACTGTCAACGCCGCTGGCGAATCTATCTGGCTACCAGGTTTCGAAGATCCTTTCCGCAAGGCAGGAGTGTGGGGCTTCGACGAAATGGGGCGAGCGGTTGCGCTGAAATCCGATCATTTCACCAAAATCGACGGGCGCGAGATCGACATCAATCGGGACATCATGGCGCCTTTCTTCAATAGAGTTGCGTTAGCGGTGCGTCAAGTGCGTCCGGACTGGCTGATTTTTGCCGAGGTCAGTCCGTTCGCACTGGCTGCCGGGAACGGATTCCCAAGTGGCTGCCCCGATAAAACTGTCAACGCGAGCCATTGGTACGACCTCACCTCGCTTGTGCTCAAAAGCTTCAGCGCTGAAAAAATGGTGAACCTACTTACAGGCCAAGTCAGCACAGGCCGCGAGCAGATCGAAGCGAGCTACAAAGAACAAATGCAGCAGATCAAGGCCGCTGGCGATCAACTCAATGGTGGAGCGCCAACTTTGATAGGTGAGTTTGGCATTCCCTATGACATGAACGGTGAGGCAGCCTACAAGCGATGGGCTCAGGGCGAGCGCGCAGCGGATGTATGGAGCGCGCAAACCGAGGCGCTGAACCTCATGTACAACGCGATCGATCAGCTATTGCTGTCCTCGACCCAGTGGAACTACACCCTGGGTAACCGCAACGATGCAATGATTGGCGATGGCTGGAACCAGGAAGATCTTTCCATCTGGTCTTCAGATCAACACGATGCATCAGTGGACGAGCTAGATAGCGGTGCTCGGGCGTTGCATGGCTTTTGCCGTCCCTACGTTAAAGCGTGTCAGGGAAAACTTCTCTCGCAGCGCTTCGATAAAACTGCTGCTTCATTCGAAGCAGAGATCGAAGTTGACGCCGCTATAGAAGCGCCCACAGAAATCTATGTGCCAGCTGTTCAATTCCCCAACGGCATAACCATTTCCCTGGGCTCATCCAGCGCGGAAGTGAAACATACCGGGTCGATCATTTCGGTTGCGTCGTCCTTATCCGAAAAAATCATCATTCACATTCGGGGTCGGGATGCTGCCTGA